The proteins below are encoded in one region of Planctopirus limnophila DSM 3776:
- a CDS encoding beta-ketoacyl-[acyl-carrier-protein] synthase family protein has protein sequence MAGNNLHTDAVPRIVVTGVGIVSPIGIGKEAFWDSLSQGVSGIQADSNISGHPLGAKVNEFDPVAHIYQKKFIRVMPREVQLGVAAASMAMKDAGLERGDLDPYRIGVEFGASHISTSAEDLLDAARGLKTVVDPERFASQFGSANMDQIGPLWLIKQLPNMPACHVAMEHDARGPNNTITSSESSAILALAEAVRTIERGAADVMIVGACSSHFDPVEWTRVTTYEQLSQESDPDRACRPFDLNRSGTVMGEGAGAFIIERYEHAMARGATIYGEVLGVGAGCDGAGLENRRQGTGLVRAIEHALRRSQLTPQHLGHINAHGKGTIIDDLTEARAYHRVLGSVAETIPVTALKSYFGHFDAGAGAVELVGSILALRHRLIPHTLNYRTPDPECRLKIVRGEPRRMTSDIALSVNRTRMGQSAAAVIRAI, from the coding sequence ATGGCAGGCAATAACTTACATACAGACGCTGTCCCACGCATTGTGGTGACCGGGGTGGGTATCGTCTCGCCCATTGGCATTGGTAAAGAGGCGTTCTGGGACAGCCTCAGCCAGGGAGTATCCGGAATCCAGGCAGATTCCAATATCTCTGGTCATCCATTGGGAGCAAAGGTCAATGAGTTTGACCCTGTCGCTCATATCTACCAGAAGAAGTTTATTCGCGTCATGCCGCGAGAAGTGCAACTGGGTGTGGCTGCCGCCTCAATGGCGATGAAAGATGCCGGTCTGGAGCGAGGCGATCTTGATCCTTACCGCATTGGCGTCGAGTTTGGCGCCAGTCATATCTCGACCTCAGCGGAAGATCTGCTCGATGCCGCCCGCGGCCTGAAAACCGTTGTCGATCCCGAACGATTCGCCAGTCAATTTGGCTCTGCGAACATGGATCAGATTGGCCCGCTGTGGCTGATCAAGCAACTCCCCAACATGCCTGCCTGCCATGTCGCGATGGAGCACGATGCCCGCGGCCCTAACAACACAATTACCAGCTCGGAATCGTCTGCGATCCTGGCACTTGCCGAAGCCGTTCGAACTATCGAACGTGGTGCCGCAGATGTCATGATCGTGGGTGCGTGCAGTTCGCATTTTGACCCAGTCGAATGGACACGAGTTACCACTTACGAGCAGTTAAGCCAGGAATCCGATCCTGATCGTGCCTGCCGCCCATTCGATTTAAATCGGTCGGGAACGGTCATGGGTGAAGGAGCAGGGGCGTTCATTATTGAACGATATGAGCACGCCATGGCTCGTGGTGCAACCATCTATGGGGAAGTGCTGGGAGTTGGAGCAGGTTGTGATGGTGCAGGTTTAGAAAATCGCCGCCAGGGGACAGGTCTGGTGCGAGCGATCGAGCATGCTTTGCGCCGCAGTCAGCTTACTCCGCAGCATCTGGGCCATATCAACGCGCACGGCAAAGGGACCATCATTGATGACCTGACAGAAGCCAGGGCCTACCACAGGGTCCTTGGTTCTGTTGCGGAGACGATCCCCGTCACGGCACTAAAGAGTTACTTTGGTCACTTCGATGCCGGTGCTGGTGCGGTCGAACTCGTAGGCAGCATTCTCGCATTACGTCATCGGCTGATTCCCCATACGCTCAATTACCGCACTCCCGATCCTGAGTGCCGACTCAAAATTGTGCGCGGTGAGCCTCGGCGCATGACCAGCGACATCGCCCTCAGTGTCAATCGTACACGCATGGGTCAGAGTGCTGCTGCTGTCATTCGCGCGATTTAG